A region from the Triticum aestivum cultivar Chinese Spring chromosome 3D, IWGSC CS RefSeq v2.1, whole genome shotgun sequence genome encodes:
- the LOC123073635 gene encoding probable ubiquitin-conjugating enzyme E2 23: MVVPAAASPNLYLLDLVKSGRMLIDRGLVLPDGQVDNIYLPVDTFKLLRIDDSVVYKNVGDIKVVDRSHLYPGQVVGLASDMGGQIGVVTGVNTVLNLAKLDNNGVPTKVIRGVSPSSLRRVRSLNLGDFVVSGPWLGRVVEVSIDVDVLFDDGAVCRITDADSTNLARVHEIGTMETLHRHQMNSQFHQGQQVSLRGACSLFKDARWLNGYWHPYRQVGTIMKVETSGVLVYWVASRHCGTDKGLVEASAPPAYQNPNDLTFFCAASNCCWGLADRCFFLETSSAKGHAACTPDQNKNNNDDDDEKEEEWEEWEGEEYNACSQDNQDECEAASTSQVVPPTKQNDARFYRKQLRKVVFEGHRRAQRPRVMRHVEVEFPMVVANTCTTVDVLWQDGTRQHGRPSATLVPFGIVNEQEFFPGQHVVADVILNNDVIDTTGDHVGGTTTTSFNNDIAAAGIGPTKCVGIVKSLQYEDQTVCVSWLKTPRHPNEAREVECHDTVSAYDLKLDSNHSAYYGDIVIRLLPPGSTDDGESTPPLQGNKKTNAIPADLSWVGRVVELPNGHIQVKWGDGSMSTVLPHEIAVVKDEHYMELWNEMGDWVEDDGIDGDLLEDDGIDDAPEEPAAASTDLGNDVEGVNPAVSSTSLLGFSFRSLLQLTGDMVARGKGYLMNWQPSSTSLPSSELPVPTDDDSIGGAAMVISDADVTSHGYDKERTKAADADATCCCDESFYFPCFDVLQISPLDHHYLDSTDQEMQGASRGKSWAKTVQKEWKILEKDLPETIYVRAFEDRMDLLRVVMVGASGTPYDHGLFFFDLQLPPSYPDAPPQVYYHSFGLRLNPNLYESGTVCLSLLNTFGGEGTEVWSSATSSLLQVVVSIQGLVLNDQPYYNEAGYETLAGKPEGHRNALPYNENAYLLTLRTMQHLLRRPPRGFEEFIKEHFRRQGKFVLRTCNVWLQGNVVDDAHATEATRKRPCSAGLRLALTNMTPSLVAAFTEIGAEGCEEFQ, translated from the exons ATGGTCGTCCCCGCGGCGGCATCTCCCAATCTTTACTTGCTCGACCTCGTGAAATCCGGCCGCATGCTCATCGACCGTGGCCTCGTTCTCCCGGACGGCCAGGTGGACAACATCTATCTCCCAGTCGACACGTTCAAGCTCTTGCGCATCGATGACAGTGTTGTGTACAAGAATGTCGGTGACATCAAGGTGGTCGACAGGAGCCACCTCTACCCCGGACAGGTGGTCGGGTTGGCATCTGACATGGGCGGCCAGATCGGCGTCGTCACCGGCGTCAACACCGTGCTCAACCTGGCCAAGCTCGACAACAACGGCGTGCCGACCAAGGTCATCAGGGGGGTGTCCCCGTCTAGCCTGAGGCGCGTCAGGAGCCTCAACCTTGGCGACTTTGTCGTGTCCGGGCCGTGGCTCGGCCGCGTCGTCGAGGTGTCGATCGATGTCGATGTGTTGTTCGATGACGGAGCTGTCTGCAGGATCACTGACGCGGATTCCACGAACCTGGCGAGAGTGCATGAAATCGGCACCATGGAGACCTTGCATCGCCACCAGATGAACAGTCAATTCCACCAGGGGCAGCAGGTCTCCTTGCGAGGCGCTTGTtcactcttcaaggatgctcgttgGCTTAATGGCTACTGGCATCCTTACCGACAAGTAGGCACCATCATGAAGGTGGAGACGTCCGGCGTCCTCGTCTACTGGGTTGCATCCAGGCATTGTGGCACCGACAAGGGGCTAGTGGAGGCATCCGCTCCTCCAGCCTACCAAAACCCAAACGATCTTACGTTCTTCTGCGCTGCGTCCAATTGCTGTTGGGGGCTTGCCGACCGCTGTTTTTTTCTTGAAACGAGTTCCGCCAAAGGGCATGCAGCATGTACACCTGATCAAAATAAGAACaacaacgatgatgatgatgagaaggaggaggagtgggaggagtgggAGGGGGAGGAATACAATGCATGCTCACAAGACAATCAAGACGAGTGTGAAGCTGCTTCAACCTCTCAGGTGGTACCACCTACGAAGCAGAATGATGCGAGGTTTTATCGGAAGCAGTTACGGAAGGTCGTCTTTGAGGGCCATAGACGGGCGCAACGCCCACGAGTAATGAGACATGTGGAGGTGGAGTTTCCAATGGTCGTCGCCAACACCTGCACCACCGTCGATGTGTTGTGGCAGGACGGCACACGGCAACATGGCAGACCTTCAGCAACCCTTGTTCCCTTTGGGATCGTGAATGAGCAAGAGTTCTTCCCGGGGCAACATGTCGTCGCCGACGTCATTCTTAACAATGATGTCATTGACACTACAGGAGACCATGTTGGCGGCACAACAACTACTAGTTTCAACAACGACATTGCTGCTGCTGGCATTGGACCAACGAAGTGTGTGGGCATCGTCAAGAGCCTGCAATACGAGGACCAGACGGTTTGTGTGTCATGGTTAaagacgccaaggcaccctaatgAGGCTAGGGAGGTCGAGTGCCATGATACCGTCAGTGCTTATGACCTAAAATTGGACTCTAACCACTCTGCTTACTACGGTGATATTGTCATTCGTCTCCTACCTCCAGGATCAACAGATGACGGTGAAAGCACACCACCGTTACAGGGAAACAAGAAGACAAATGCTATTCCCGCCGATCTTTCATGGGTGGGGCGGGTAGTTGAACTTCCTAATGGGCACATCCAAGTCAAATGGGGTGATGGTAGCATGTCAACG GTATTGCCCCATGAGATCGCTGTTGTCAAGGACGAGCACTACATGGAGCTATGGAATGAAATGGGCGACTGGGTAGAGGACGATGGCATCGATGGCGACTTGCTAGAGGACGATGGCATTGATGATGCACCCGAAGAACCAGCTGCAGCCAGCACG GATCTAGGTAACGATGTCGAAGGCGTCAACCCGGCAGTTTCGAGTACAAGCCTTTTAGGGTTTTCATTCCGGTCTTTGCTCCAATTGACCGGCGACATGGTGGCTCGAGGTAAAGGATACCTGATGAACTGGCAGCCCTCGTCAACGTCGTTACCAAGCTCAGAGTTGCCAGTGCCCACGGATGATGATAGCATCGGTGGTGCTGCAATGGTTATTAGCGATGCAGATGTGACCAGCCACGGTTATGACAAGGAGAGGACGAAGGCTGCAGATGCAGATGCTACCTGTTGCTGCGACGAATCATTCTACTTTCCATGTTTCGATGTACTACAGATCAGCCCTTTGGATCACCACTACCTTGACTCTACGGACCAG GAAATGCAAGGCGCTAGTCGAGGGAAGAGTTGGGCCAAAACGGTGCAAAAGGAATGGAAAATTCTGGAGAAAGACTTACCAG AAACCATCTACGTGCGAGCATTCGAGGACCGCATGGATCTGCTTCGGGTGGTGATGGTGGGCGCGAGCGGGACGCCATACGATCACGGCCTCTTCTTCTTCGATCTGCAGCTGCCTCCGTCGTACCCGGATGCTCCACCACAAGTGTACTACCACTCCTTCGGCCTACGCCTCAATCCCAACCTCTACGAGTCTGGTACAGTGTGCCTCAGCCTGCTAAACACATTCGGTGGCGAGGGCACCGAGGTCTGGTCGTCAGCAACGTCCAGCCTCCTCCAAGTCGTTGTCTCCATCCAGGGCCTCGTCCTCAATGACCAACCATACTACAACGAAGCCGGCTATGAGACACTGGCCGGCAAACCGGAGGGCCACCGCAATGCACTGCCCTACAATGAGAATGCTTACCTACTAACCCTCCGGACCATGCAACACCTTTTACGTCGGCCACCTCGGGGATTTGAGGAATTCATCAAGGAACACTTCCGCCGTCAGGGAAAATTTGTGCTTAGGACATGCAATGTGTGGCTTCAGGGAAATGTTGTTGACGATGCCCATGCCACTGAAGCGACTAGGAAGCGACCGTGCTCGGCTGGGTTAAGGCTTGCACTCACAAACATGACGCCAAGCCTCGTGGCAGCGTTCACCGAGATCGGCGCCGAGGGGTGTGAAGAGTTCCAGTAG
- the LOC123073636 gene encoding uncharacterized protein: MGGLKETSSGLMGNRDACKSHGKKKFKIPRKSFRLCRNDEYGTFPFVDRRLQLRTTSLYRESYKRILLRSALQDYNERVRDGMLTWEAYEEHRLAIDSSMQTIRHSIQRYKERRLQGGLFYLANKVGGNGLTNRTHLYHMPLKEALRKHRQENKRRKQLLNAFNNSKKSSIFDTVLQRPSVKRLVMYTVSSLVLGCVIIFL, translated from the exons ATGGGTGGATTGAAGGAGACTAGCAGCGGCCTAATGGGGAACCGAGACGCCTG CAAAAGCCATGGAAAGAAAAAATTCAAGATACCAAGAAAAAGTTTTAGACTTTGCCGCAACGACGAGTATGGTACCTTCCCATTTGTCGACCGGCGCCTTCAGCTCAGGACCACATCGTTGTATCGTGAATCATACAAACGCATCCTTTTAAGATCAGCACTCCAGGACTACAATGAACGCGTGAGGGACGGCATGCTTACTTGGGAAGCTTACGAAGAGCATCGCCTCGCCATCGATAGCTCAATGCAAACTATCAGACATAGTATCCAAAGATACAAAGAGCGCCGTTTGCAGGGTGGGCTATTTTACTTGGCAAATAAAGTAGGCGGAAACGGGCTGACTAACCGTACACACTTGTACCACATGCCTCTCAAGGAAGCGTTGAGGAAACATCGACAAGAAAACAAAAGGAGGAAACAACTATTGAATGCTTTCAACAATTCAAAGAAATCAAGCATCTTTGACACCGTCCTGCAGAGACCGTCTGTGAAAAGGCTAGTCATGTATACAGTGTCTTCCCTTGTATTGGGTTGTGTTATAATTTTTCTATGA